TTCAAGTCAGAgcagaaacaactcaaaacatCCGAAGAACCTAACAGGAGACAGTGGTCATCTTTGAAATTGGCATTGTATAATCAAAGCAACATTTACGCATGATTGACTTCAGTGACATTGTCCTGTGCAACTCTCCAACGGAAATGCCCCATATGTATTCAAGGTGTACTTTCTATCCAATTTAACGTGCATGAATGGTCTTCCaactatatacaatgtatatacatgttttatatggtaAGGTTGGAAACAATCTGACGTCCACCCAGTGTTGTCTCAGAAGGactatattcacacacacacacacacacacacacacacacacacacacacacacacacacacacacacacacacacacacacacatacagacagacagacagaggtcTTCGGTCTTCGACAATTCGtgctatattttaatgatgtatGAAGCGATAGAGAAATTTGGAGGTTAACAAATAATGTGCTACGTCAAAGAGATTCAGACCATACATTCAATACTTTGACTTGGCCTACTTTAAGAGAGATTTTCTATTATTATGCAACTAGTTTTATCATTCTTAGTGATTACAAATATAAGTTACGTCAGTCGGAAGACGATTTTCCTGCAATGATTTATCAACGACCCTCTTCCTCCACCAACATAAGTCAATGCATTTGAAGTTAGATGACAAACGGCACCGTTAGATTAATCCCGACTTCATCAACAAAGGCTGATTGATATTCCCCGGAGATAACGAGATTGGATTGCTTGAACTTTCCTCAGACCTCCCTTTACCACAGTTAAGCTTGTTTTGACAAGAACATGATTGGTGCTTCAAAGTGGACAGTGAGATCCTCTTTCGATCAAAGCCCAATGAGGTTGCAGTATAGCTTTGATCTCGCCACTGGCTTCCAAAACGCTCTCTTTGAACTCTAAAGCCCCACTTGTTTGTACTAAGGGACAGTATAAAGGCTTTCCAGGTACCAGTGTACTTCACTCCATCTCAATCTGCAGGACCGATTACACCCTCTTTCAATTATCACAGTATTCGCCCCGACTGCAGCCTACAGTTGTGTAGAAAAGCCCTACAACATGGATCCAGTTCAAGTTGCCATCAAGCTGAGAGGTCTCCTTCTTGCCCATGACAATGCAGTAAAAGAGATCTTGACCTTAGGTATATATCAACCGTCCTTATCTGCCTgtagaaatgtcaatgtttagcatcttcaaattgaaaatctttTATGACTTTATGTTGATGATTTCTGCCAAGACTTCTAATCTCCCCGTTTAACCtttttcagacatgcaggtgtacaagctgatgcaaaagaTGACGGCCAACTCCTCCAACAAGTGTATAATTCGAGGTGAACAGCTGATCCAGAGACGATGGGTGTTGGAAGGTGTCAAGGAGATGTTtaccatctacagacaaatcaaGTGGCAAGAGGTACAGGCCTGCGTGAATGCCATCACCAAAGATGCTTCTGGAGAAAGTGATACAGAGGCGGATTGGAATGCTGAAACTTCCTTCAATGACGATGATGCTTCTTTCACCGAACTCCAGGTCGACAGCTCATACAGTGAGGACGACGAGGACCAGGAAGACTTCTACAGCAACGACAGCAGCTACGATATGATGACTCTCAGTCGAGCTTTGTCTGTAGACGACTGTGCTCTTCATAGACACGCTTAAGAGAAATCACAAGTTCCTGGCCACATCAAGTAGTGCTACATTAACTTTATTATTGTTCTTGTTCCGAATGCTGTGCCAAGAGCATCCTGTTATATTGTAACCAGGATTGGTTGTTGATggttatattcatgaaataaaagtatgAAGTCGATATCATAACCTTTCTCATTTTTGTGACACGTTCGCGACATCGTGAGGACAGCCCTAGGTATAGAAAGCTGTTTTGATACTATGAAACAAACGATTCACACGAGATGATATCTCATGCCTTGGGTCATATTGCTTGGGTTCTATCCACTCCAATCAATGTAGTGAAAGGTCATCAGTaataaccaactgaaatgaaacacatctggaTATTGGCGATGGAATTCCCATCTTACACAACTTCGGCTACACctatgtataacatgcccaacCGTTGGCATTTCTTTGACCATATCCATGACGATGACATATCCAAACAATTAAAGGAAACCACTAAAAACACTCATGGTCATTATCTCTCATGCCATATACTTcctcatgtcacactttcatctgTGTTCTATCCTTTTGGAATGAACTTACATATATTGCTTGATCTGAAGACAAGGGGTTAAACATTGCCAATGCAAACAACCTACAATTCCAAAGCAAACTTTCAAATTGGCATCAGCACAAGTCAGTGGCATTTCTTATTCAAGTCAGAgcagaaacaactcaaaacatCCGAAGAACCTAACAGGAGACAGTGGTCATCTTTGAAATTGGCATTGTATAATCAAAGCAACATTTACGCATGATTGACTTCAGTGACATTTTCCTGTGCAACTCTCCAACGGAAATGCCCCATATGTATTCAAGGTGTACTTTCTATCCAATTTAACGTGCATGAATGGTCTTCCaactatatacaatgtatatacatgttttatatcgtAAGGTTGGAAACAATCTGACGTCCACCCAGTGTTGTCTCAGAAGGactatat
This genomic stretch from Haliotis asinina isolate JCU_RB_2024 chromosome 4, JCU_Hal_asi_v2, whole genome shotgun sequence harbors:
- the LOC137282028 gene encoding uncharacterized protein — encoded protein: MDPVQVAIKLRGLLLAHDNAVKEILTLDMQVYKLMQKMTANSSNKCIIRGEQLIQRRWVLEGVKEMFTIYRQIKWQEVQACVNAITKDASGESDTEADWNAETSFNDDDASFTELQVDSSYSEDDEDQEDFYSNDSSYDMMTLSRALSVDDCALHRHA